A single window of Abyssibacter profundi DNA harbors:
- the soxR gene encoding redox-sensitive transcriptional activator SoxR codes for MDTRQPLSVGEVARRGGVAVSTVHFYEAQGLITSWRNAGNQRRFARDVLRRIAVIKVAQRAGIPLKTIRDALATLPKQRTPTREDWERLSANWRDELDARIQRLTQLRDELSDCIGCGCLSIDRCPLRNPGDALGEAGSGARLLEDGGA; via the coding sequence ATGGATACCCGACAGCCGTTATCCGTGGGTGAGGTGGCCCGACGCGGTGGTGTGGCGGTGTCCACCGTGCACTTTTATGAAGCCCAAGGGCTGATTACCAGCTGGCGGAATGCCGGCAATCAGCGGCGGTTTGCCCGCGATGTGCTGCGGCGGATCGCCGTGATCAAGGTCGCCCAGCGTGCRGGCATACCGCTCAAGACGATCCGCGATGCACTGGCCACCCTGCCCAAGCAACGCACGCCCACGCGTGAGGACTGGGAGCGGCTCTCCGCGAATTGGCGTGACGAGCTCGACGCGCGTATCCAACGTCTGACGCAGCTGCGCGATGAACTATCCGACTGTATTGGCTGTGGCTGCCTGTCCATCGATCGGTGTCCCCTGAGAAACCCCGGTGATGCCCTGGGAGAGGCAGGTTCGGGTGCGCGGCTGCTGGAGGATGGCGGGGCGTAG
- a CDS encoding Hsp33 family molecular chaperone HslO, giving the protein MGQLIRFDFTELPVRGALVRLDESWQDWWQRFGLDGAERSILGEATAALPLLAANLKFKGRMNLQMQGGQHLPLLVAQIDHQLHLRSMLQTTPETMPGDWATAVAGAQCAVMVDPESGMDRYQAIVAAGGASLARDLEGYFAQSEQLPTRLWLGADPAVAAGLLIQRLPGEAGSLDGFETVTTLADTLGDQELLASDPDDLLRKLFGTLGLRRHDNRPVTLACRCSRERIGTLLLSLGEEDVEALIQEQGRVEAACEFCGQAYVYEADDARALFTAARAEPPSQSKH; this is encoded by the coding sequence ATGGGGCAGCTGATTCGATTCGACTTCACCGAACTCCCGGTGCGCGGTGCACTGGTCCGGCTGGATGAATCCTGGCAGGACTGGTGGCAGCGGTTCGGGCTCGACGGGGCCGAACGGTCCATCCTGGGTGAGGCCACCGCGGCGCTGCCGCTGCTGGCTGCAAATCTCAAGTTCAAAGGGCGCATGAATCTGCAGATGCAGGGCGGACAGCATCTGCCATTACTGGTCGCCCAGATCGACCACCAGCTGCACCTGCGCTCCATGTTGCAGACCACGCCGGAGACGATGCCGGGTGACTGGGCGACTGCGGTCGCCGGCGCGCAGTGCGCCGTCATGGTGGATCCGGAATCGGGCATGGACCGCTACCAGGCCATCGTGGCTGCGGGGGGTGCGTCGCTGGCACGGGACCTCGAAGGCTACTTTGCTCAATCCGAACAGTTGCCGACGCGGCTCTGGCTGGGCGCCGACCCGGCTGTTGCGGCAGGCCTGCTCATCCAACGGCTGCCCGGTGAGGCCGGGTCGCTGGATGGCTTCGAGACCGTGACCACGCTGGCCGACACGCTGGGTGATCAGGAGTTGCTGGCATCGGATCCGGATGACCTGCTGCGCAAGCTGTTCGGCACCTTGGGGTTGCGTCGCCACGACAATCGTCCGGTGACGCTGGCCTGCCGCTGTTCGCGCGAGCGTATTGGCACCTTGTTGCTCTCGCTGGGCGAGGAGGATGTCGAAGCGCTGATCCAGGAACAGGGCCGCGTCGAGGCTGCCTGCGAATTTTGCGGCCAAGCCTACGTCTATGAGGCCGATGACGCGCGTGCCCTGTTCACGGCGGCCCGGGCAGAGCCTCCGTCGCAGAGCAAGCACTAG
- a CDS encoding rod shape-determining protein, producing MLDNIRGLFVNDLSIDLGTANTLVYVRDQGIVLNEPSVVAIRTDARGAKRIEAVGIDAKRMLGRTPSNISTIRPLKDGVIADFMVTEKMLQHFIRKVHKRRMFRPITRVIVCVPYGSTQVERRAIRESVTNAGARKVMLVEEPVAAAIGAGIPVGEARGSMVLDIGGGTSEVAVISLNGIVYAESVRIGGDRFDEAIVSYVRRQYNMLIGEATAERIKHEIGTAFPGHEVQEIDVVGRHLSAGVPRSFTLNSNEILDALQEPLYGIVGAVKTALESTPPELGSDVADRGIVLTGGGALLRDLDKLISEETGLPVIIADDPLTCVARGGGMLLEMIDRQGEVYTLD from the coding sequence ATGCTGGACAATATCCGCGGGTTGTTCGTTAACGACCTGTCGATCGACCTGGGTACAGCCAACACCCTTGTATACGTACGCGACCAGGGCATTGTCCTGAACGAGCCTTCCGTGGTGGCGATTCGCACCGATGCCCGCGGTGCCAAGCGCATCGAGGCGGTCGGCATCGACGCCAAGCGCATGCTCGGCCGCACCCCTTCGAATATCAGCACCATCCGGCCGCTGAAGGATGGCGTCATCGCCGACTTCATGGTGACGGAGAAGATGCTGCAGCACTTCATCCGCAAGGTGCACAAGCGCCGGATGTTCCGGCCGATTACCCGCGTGATCGTCTGCGTGCCCTACGGTTCCACGCAGGTGGAACGACGGGCGATCCGCGAGTCGGTCACCAATGCCGGCGCGCGCAAGGTCATGCTGGTTGAAGAACCGGTGGCGGCTGCCATCGGCGCGGGCATTCCTGTGGGCGAAGCCCGGGGCTCTATGGTGCTGGATATCGGCGGCGGCACCTCCGAGGTGGCGGTGATCTCGCTGAATGGCATCGTCTACGCTGAATCGGTCCGCATCGGCGGTGACCGCTTCGACGAAGCCATCGTCAGTTACGTGCGACGTCAGTACAACATGCTGATTGGCGAGGCGACGGCAGAGCGCATCAAACACGAAATCGGCACCGCCTTCCCAGGCCATGAAGTGCAGGAGATCGACGTGGTCGGTCGCCACCTGTCGGCTGGCGTGCCCCGTAGCTTCACGCTGAACTCCAATGAAATCCTCGACGCCCTGCAGGAACCGCTGTACGGCATCGTCGGCGCGGTGAAAACGGCGTTGGAATCCACACCGCCGGAACTGGGCTCCGACGTGGCCGACCGGGGGATCGTGCTCACCGGTGGCGGGGCCCTGCTGCGCGACCTGGACAAGCTGATCTCGGAAGAGACCGGGCTGCCGGTGATCATCGCCGATGACCCACTGACCTGCGTTGCCCGCGGCGGCGGCATGCTGCTCGAGATGATCGACCGCCAGGGCGAGGTTTACACCCTGGATTAG
- the gatC gene encoding Asp-tRNA(Asn)/Glu-tRNA(Gln) amidotransferase subunit GatC — protein sequence MSLTEDQLRTVAHLARLELDEADVERYSSNLNDILAMVDQLNQADTTDVSPMAHPLDMVQRLRPDAVSETDQRERFQALAPATERGLYRVPRVIE from the coding sequence ATGAGTCTTACCGAAGATCAGCTGCGTACCGTCGCGCATCTGGCGCGTCTGGAACTCGACGAAGCCGATGTGGAGCGCTACTCCAGCAACCTGAATGACATTCTGGCCATGGTGGATCAGCTCAACCAGGCCGATACCACCGATGTTTCGCCCATGGCGCATCCGCTGGATATGGTCCAGCGCCTGCGGCCGGATGCTGTTAGCGAAACCGACCAGCGCGAGCGTTTCCAGGCGCTCGCGCCGGCCACCGAGCGCGGCCTGTACCGCGTCCCGCGCGTCATCGAGTAA
- the gatA gene encoding Asp-tRNA(Asn)/Glu-tRNA(Gln) amidotransferase subunit GatA — protein MHALSVTELAEGLADKRFSSRELTEHYLRRIESHDQALNSYITVTAEQALAAADAADQQRAAGDAGVLTGVPMAHKDIFCTQGVRTTCGSKMLANFTAPYDATVVRQLAAAGVVMLGKTNMDEFAMGSSNETSHFGPVKNPWGVEANLVPGGSSGGSVAAVAGGLAPFSTGTDTGGSIRQPAALTNLTGLKPTYGRCSRYGMIAFASSLDQAGPITRTAADAALVLQAMAGFDPADSTSVDAPVPDYRAALDAPLAGRKLGLPKEFLAEGLDDGARAALEAALEVYRQQGAEIVEISMPNMHLSVPTYYVVAPAEASSNLARYDGVRYGHRAEGADSLEALYKRSRGEGFGREVQRRIMVGTYVLSAGYYDAYYLKAQQVRHLIADDFARAFEQVDAIIGPTTQGPAFALGDKTDDPVAMYLNDIYTIAANLAGLPALSMPAGLVDGKPVGVQLIGKAFDEAGILNLAHQFQGMTEHHKARPAGF, from the coding sequence TTGCATGCACTGAGCGTGACCGAGCTGGCCGAGGGGCTGGCTGACAAACGGTTCTCTAGCCGGGAACTCACCGAACACTACTTGCGCCGGATCGAGAGCCACGATCAGGCGTTGAACAGTTACATCACCGTCACAGCCGAGCAGGCGCTGGCGGCGGCCGACGCTGCCGACCAGCAGCGCGCGGCGGGCGACGCCGGTGTGCTGACCGGCGTGCCCATGGCGCACAAGGACATCTTCTGTACCCAGGGCGTTCGCACGACCTGCGGTTCGAAGATGCTGGCGAACTTCACCGCGCCCTATGACGCGACGGTCGTGCGCCAGCTGGCCGCGGCCGGTGTGGTGATGCTGGGCAAGACGAACATGGACGAATTCGCCATGGGCTCGTCCAACGAAACCAGTCACTTCGGCCCGGTGAAGAATCCCTGGGGCGTGGAGGCCAATCTGGTGCCTGGCGGCTCGTCCGGCGGTTCGGTCGCCGCGGTGGCCGGCGGCCTGGCGCCGTTTTCGACAGGCACGGACACCGGGGGGTCGATTCGCCAGCCAGCGGCGCTGACCAACCTCACCGGCCTGAAACCGACTTATGGCCGTTGTTCGCGCTACGGCATGATCGCGTTTGCCTCCAGCCTGGACCAGGCAGGGCCGATCACTCGGACGGCAGCCGATGCCGCGTTGGTGTTGCAGGCCATGGCGGGCTTCGATCCTGCCGATTCCACTTCCGTTGACGCACCGGTGCCTGATTACCGGGCCGCGCTGGATGCGCCCCTGGCTGGCCGCAAGCTGGGCCTGCCCAAGGAATTTCTCGCCGAGGGCCTTGATGACGGTGCGCGAGCCGCACTGGAGGCCGCGCTGGAGGTGTATCGCCAGCAGGGGGCCGAGATTGTCGAAATCTCGATGCCGAACATGCATTTGTCGGTCCCCACGTACTACGTCGTGGCACCGGCTGAAGCCAGCTCCAATCTGGCGCGTTATGACGGCGTGCGCTACGGCCATCGGGCCGAGGGCGCCGACTCACTGGAAGCGCTGTACAAGCGTTCGCGCGGGGAAGGCTTCGGGCGCGAGGTGCAGCGTCGCATCATGGTCGGAACCTATGTGCTGTCTGCGGGCTACTACGACGCCTACTACCTGAAAGCGCAGCAGGTTCGGCACCTCATCGCCGATGACTTTGCCCGCGCGTTCGAGCAGGTTGACGCCATCATCGGGCCGACAACGCAGGGGCCGGCCTTTGCCCTGGGCGACAAGACCGATGACCCGGTGGCGATGTACCTGAACGACATCTACACCATTGCCGCAAACCTGGCGGGTCTGCCGGCATTGTCCATGCCGGCCGGGCTGGTCGATGGCAAGCCGGTTGGGGTGCAACTGATTGGCAAGGCCTTTGATGAGGCGGGCATTCTGAATCTGGCGCATCAGTTCCAGGGCATGACCGAGCATCACAAGGCTCGGCCGGCTGGGTTCTGA
- a CDS encoding DUF1329 domain-containing protein — translation MKTLIRSACAIALLLPLTATAKVSADEAQRLKDGGDLTPLGAERAGNADGSIPEWGGGLMSSEAPEKYEGFNTRLYNPWPDDEPIDVITNDNLAEYKALLSPGQIALFKKFDDFEMPLYQTRRRNGAPQFVYDATFENATKATLEANGEALANAIIGVPFPIPGSGREVIWNHKTRFRGMSGSRWNVQAAVTSSGAYNLVKLYEDFKFNYSLKDATPDSLNNVLIYFLQEIREPARLAGQFLLVHETMDQVKEPRRAWLYNPGQRRLRRAPNVGYDNPGTGSDGLRTNDQLDSFNGAMDRYTWKLVGKKEMIIPYNSYELHSDEYEYDDILGRGHINQELTRYEKHRVWVVEAEVRDGTSHIYASRTFYVDEDTWTIVLQDIYDKRGQLWRVHEQHVLASYGVSKQFGEASGLPGTSAEVAYDLLNNRYLAFAMNNEEDEAQEAKFGDDHFTPSNVKRMARR, via the coding sequence ATGAAGACACTTATCCGTAGCGCCTGCGCGATTGCGCTGCTGCTCCCGCTCACCGCCACCGCCAAGGTTTCGGCAGACGAAGCCCAGCGCCTGAAGGATGGCGGCGACCTGACCCCACTGGGTGCAGAACGTGCCGGTAATGCCGATGGCTCCATCCCTGAGTGGGGCGGTGGCCTGATGTCCTCGGAAGCCCCGGAAAAGTACGAAGGCTTCAACACCCGGCTGTATAACCCTTGGCCAGATGACGAGCCCATAGACGTCATCACCAACGACAACCTGGCCGAGTACAAAGCGCTCCTGTCGCCCGGCCAGATCGCGCTGTTCAAGAAGTTCGACGACTTCGAGATGCCGCTCTACCAGACCCGTCGTCGCAACGGCGCGCCACAGTTCGTGTACGACGCCACCTTCGAGAACGCGACCAAGGCCACGCTGGAAGCCAACGGCGAGGCGCTGGCCAATGCCATCATCGGTGTGCCCTTCCCGATTCCGGGATCCGGGCGTGAGGTCATCTGGAATCACAAGACGCGTTTCCGTGGCATGTCCGGCAGCCGTTGGAACGTGCAGGCGGCCGTCACCTCCTCCGGTGCCTACAACCTGGTGAAGCTGTACGAGGACTTCAAGTTCAACTACAGCCTTAAGGACGCCACGCCGGATTCGCTCAACAACGTGCTGATCTACTTCCTTCAGGAAATCCGCGAGCCGGCACGCCTAGCCGGTCAGTTCCTGCTGGTCCACGAGACCATGGACCAGGTGAAGGAGCCGCGTCGCGCTTGGCTATACAACCCCGGCCAGCGTCGACTGCGCCGCGCGCCCAACGTCGGCTATGACAACCCGGGCACGGGCTCAGACGGGCTGCGAACCAATGATCAGCTCGACAGCTTCAACGGCGCGATGGATCGCTACACCTGGAAGCTTGTCGGCAAGAAGGAAATGATCATTCCCTACAACTCTTACGAGTTGCACAGTGACGAGTACGAATACGACGACATCCTGGGTCGCGGGCACATTAATCAGGAGCTGACGCGCTACGAAAAGCACCGCGTCTGGGTGGTGGAAGCCGAAGTTCGCGACGGCACCAGCCACATTTATGCCAGCCGTACGTTCTACGTCGACGAAGACACCTGGACCATCGTGCTGCAGGACATCTACGACAAGCGTGGTCAGCTGTGGCGCGTGCATGAGCAGCATGTCTTGGCTTCCTACGGAGTCTCCAAGCAGTTTGGCGAAGCCTCCGGCCTGCCGGGCACCTCAGCCGAAGTCGCCTACGACCTGCTGAACAACCGCTACCTCGCGTTCGCCATGAACAATGAGGAAGACGAGGCGCAGGAAGCGAAGTTCGGTGATGATCACTTCACGCCCTCAAACGTGAAGCGGATGGCGCGCCGCTAA
- the gatB gene encoding Asp-tRNA(Asn)/Glu-tRNA(Gln) amidotransferase subunit GatB, with product MSWEVVIGLEVHVQLQTKSKIFSGASTAYGAEPNTQACAIDLGMPGVLPVLNEEAVRMAIKFGLSVDADIAPRCVFARKHYFYPDLPKGYQISQYELPIVANGHLDIEVDGETKRIGITRAHLEEDAGKSMHEGFGSGSGIDLNRAGTPLIEIVSEPDIRSAAEAVAYLKKLHSLVRYLEICDGNMQEGSFRCDANVSVRRQGATEFGTRTETKNLNSFRFVEKAINYEIERQIDVIESGGEVIQETRLFNTQTGETRAMRSKEEANDYRYFPDPDLLPVVTTESDIIAARTTMPELPDAKRDRFVEQYGLSAYDAGVLTSTRELADYYEQAVEYAGTVNAKLTANWVMGDLAASLNADGLDIGESKVDAKALAGLVMRIADNTISGKIAKDVFIAMWAGEGSADEIIESKGLKQITDPDALGKILDEVIAANPTQLEQYRSGKDKLFGYFVGQAMKATKGKANPGEVNRLLKEKLQG from the coding sequence ATGAGTTGGGAAGTTGTCATCGGGCTGGAAGTCCATGTCCAGCTACAGACTAAGAGCAAGATTTTCTCGGGCGCGTCGACGGCCTATGGGGCCGAACCGAATACCCAGGCCTGCGCCATCGACCTGGGTATGCCGGGTGTGCTGCCGGTGCTGAATGAAGAAGCCGTGCGCATGGCCATCAAATTCGGCCTGTCTGTTGATGCCGATATCGCGCCGCGCTGCGTCTTTGCCCGCAAACATTATTTTTATCCGGACCTGCCCAAGGGCTATCAGATCAGCCAGTACGAGCTGCCGATCGTCGCCAACGGACATCTGGATATCGAGGTGGACGGCGAGACCAAGCGCATCGGCATCACCCGTGCGCATCTGGAAGAGGATGCGGGTAAGTCCATGCATGAAGGTTTCGGCAGTGGCTCGGGCATCGACCTGAACCGGGCCGGCACGCCATTGATTGAAATCGTCTCCGAGCCCGACATCCGCTCGGCGGCGGAGGCCGTGGCCTATCTCAAGAAACTGCACTCGCTTGTGCGCTATCTCGAGATCTGTGACGGCAACATGCAGGAAGGCTCATTCCGCTGCGACGCCAACGTGTCCGTGCGTCGTCAGGGTGCCACCGAGTTCGGCACCCGCACCGAAACCAAAAACCTGAATTCCTTCCGGTTTGTCGAAAAGGCGATTAACTACGAGATCGAGCGTCAGATCGACGTGATCGAATCCGGCGGTGAGGTCATCCAGGAAACCCGCCTGTTCAACACCCAGACCGGCGAGACCCGCGCGATGCGGTCCAAGGAAGAGGCGAATGATTATCGCTACTTCCCGGACCCGGACCTGTTACCGGTTGTGACCACCGAGTCCGACATCATTGCGGCGCGCACGACAATGCCGGAGCTGCCGGACGCCAAGCGGGACCGGTTCGTCGAGCAGTATGGCCTGTCGGCCTACGATGCCGGGGTGCTGACATCGACCCGCGAACTTGCCGATTACTACGAGCAGGCAGTCGAGTATGCCGGGACGGTGAACGCCAAGCTGACGGCTAACTGGGTCATGGGTGATTTGGCAGCCTCGCTCAATGCCGATGGTCTGGATATCGGCGAATCCAAGGTGGATGCCAAGGCGCTGGCGGGGCTGGTCATGCGCATTGCGGACAACACTATTTCCGGCAAGATCGCCAAGGATGTGTTCATCGCCATGTGGGCCGGCGAGGGGTCGGCGGATGAGATCATCGAGTCCAAGGGCCTCAAGCAGATCACCGACCCCGATGCACTGGGCAAGATTCTCGATGAGGTCATAGCAGCCAACCCGACCCAGCTGGAGCAGTACCGCTCCGGCAAGGACAAGCTGTTTGGCTACTTTGTGGGCCAGGCGATGAAGGCGACCAAGGGCAAGGCCAACCCGGGCGAGGTCAATCGCCTGCTCAAGGAAAAACTGCAGGGCTGA
- the mreC gene encoding rod shape-determining protein MreC — MDDLHNDSIRPLFPRGPSLGLKAILLAIMSIGLMFADDRTDTLNPVRSFIAVAAVPVQWMASLPNQAGEVAEHFASRQSLLEQNAELRDQQLHLQARLQKLDGLAAENARIRALLLSSKRLHEQVLIGEIVSSSMDPYRHYVTLNKGGMEGVYKGQPLIDAHGVMGQVVEVTPMSSTAILVTDPNHGIPVEINRTGLQTVAHGAGDSRGLALPFLPANADVQVGDLLVSSGLGGRYPAGYPVGVVYDVQHESGEHFLDVSARPAARLNQGRELLLVWKDGAPPVTNVAEQLDQRRDAGLPAFAQSASPQ, encoded by the coding sequence GTGGACGACCTACATAACGATTCAATCCGGCCACTGTTTCCGCGCGGGCCCTCACTCGGCCTGAAGGCGATACTGCTTGCCATCATGTCCATTGGCCTCATGTTCGCCGATGACCGGACAGATACGCTCAATCCCGTTCGCTCCTTTATCGCTGTAGCCGCCGTTCCCGTGCAGTGGATGGCCAGTCTTCCGAATCAGGCTGGCGAGGTGGCCGAGCATTTCGCTTCCCGCCAATCCCTTCTTGAACAAAACGCCGAGCTGCGCGACCAGCAGCTGCATTTGCAGGCGCGCCTGCAAAAGCTGGATGGTCTGGCCGCTGAGAACGCGCGAATCCGTGCGCTGCTGCTCTCGTCCAAGCGCCTGCATGAGCAGGTACTGATCGGCGAGATCGTCTCTTCAAGCATGGACCCATACCGTCACTATGTGACCCTCAACAAGGGTGGTATGGAAGGCGTGTACAAGGGCCAGCCGCTCATCGATGCCCACGGCGTCATGGGCCAGGTGGTCGAAGTCACGCCGATGAGTTCCACCGCCATCCTGGTCACCGACCCCAATCACGGCATCCCGGTGGAGATTAATCGCACGGGCCTGCAGACGGTCGCCCACGGCGCCGGCGACAGCCGTGGTCTGGCCCTGCCGTTTCTACCGGCGAATGCCGACGTCCAGGTTGGCGATCTGCTGGTCAGCTCGGGCCTGGGCGGTCGCTACCCGGCAGGTTATCCCGTCGGCGTGGTCTACGATGTCCAGCACGAATCGGGCGAGCATTTTCTGGACGTATCGGCACGGCCGGCGGCCCGCCTGAACCAGGGGCGTGAGTTGCTGCTGGTCTGGAAGGACGGCGCCCCGCCGGTCACCAATGTGGCCGAACAGCTGGATCAGCGTCGCGATGCCGGGCTTCCCGCCTTCGCGCAGTCCGCTTCCCCGCAGTGA
- a CDS encoding energy transducer TonB, producing the protein MRRAGLIAVLAAGLAGCATSSEPLAEPVAVAPEPQTVPDVFPPLPVIDTQPLVRIAPLYPRAEARDGQQGCVSTVVLVEADGRVSAVRTVDAKPPETFESSAAKALHKWKFKPAAQRGWQPQTLHYTLSGASDQAPTCRNDWSVAELIERTGLEISE; encoded by the coding sequence ATGCGTCGAGCCGGGCTGATTGCAGTGCTCGCCGCAGGGCTTGCGGGTTGTGCGACGTCGTCGGAGCCTCTGGCCGAGCCGGTGGCTGTTGCGCCAGAGCCTCAGACGGTGCCCGATGTGTTTCCGCCATTGCCGGTCATCGACACCCAGCCGCTGGTGCGCATTGCCCCGCTGTATCCCCGCGCTGAGGCGCGCGATGGTCAGCAGGGTTGTGTGTCCACCGTCGTGCTGGTCGAGGCGGACGGCCGGGTGAGCGCCGTGCGCACGGTGGACGCCAAGCCGCCTGAAACCTTCGAGTCTAGCGCCGCCAAGGCCTTGCATAAGTGGAAATTCAAGCCGGCCGCGCAGCGTGGCTGGCAGCCGCAAACCCTTCACTACACTTTGTCGGGTGCCAGCGATCAGGCGCCCACCTGCCGGAATGATTGGTCGGTTGCAGAACTGATTGAGCGGACCGGCCTGGAGATCTCCGAATGA
- the mreD gene encoding rod shape-determining protein MreD, with amino-acid sequence MSDDRRASAPLILISILLALVLSKIMLPDPLAVLRPAMVPMIVFYWLLMVPDRFGLTMAAVLGLVLDVLTGTLLGAHAFALTVSGYLVARMALIVRFWPAWQQSLALLPMWGLYAFLMFWIDGVTHRNADALLRFAPVLTTAIAWPLLCGVMSWANPPTEDA; translated from the coding sequence GTGAGCGACGACCGCCGGGCATCGGCCCCGTTGATTCTGATCAGCATTTTGCTGGCGTTGGTGCTGTCCAAGATCATGCTTCCGGACCCGCTGGCGGTGCTGCGGCCGGCCATGGTGCCCATGATCGTTTTCTACTGGCTGCTGATGGTGCCCGATCGCTTCGGCCTGACGATGGCGGCGGTGCTGGGGCTGGTGTTGGATGTCCTCACAGGCACGTTACTGGGCGCCCATGCGTTTGCGCTCACGGTCTCCGGCTATCTGGTCGCTCGCATGGCGCTCATCGTGCGATTCTGGCCGGCTTGGCAGCAAAGTCTGGCCCTGTTGCCCATGTGGGGTCTCTACGCGTTCCTGATGTTCTGGATCGACGGGGTCACGCATCGCAATGCTGACGCCCTGCTACGCTTCGCGCCCGTGCTGACCACGGCCATTGCTTGGCCACTGTTGTGCGGCGTGATGAGCTGGGCCAATCCCCCCACCGAAGACGCCTGA